The nucleotide sequence AAAGtaccccccgccacacacacacactctgtataTTGACTAGAATCAAGTGCACTGTTATAGCAACAGGAGACGGACTAAGACAAATATGTAGGCTCTTAGAAACCAATCCTAATGCAGTTTCTCCAAAGCACTTTCTCCACTGCTTTGAGCAATCTACCATGGTTACTCCCAGAGAATTTTGAAAGCTATTGAAGACTTTTAGAAAAAGGCATTTCCTTAGCAGGTCAGACATGTTACTGTAAGCAGTCAGACTCTGTTCAGACACCTCTGTATGCTTCCTTATAATGCCATCAGTCATGTATTCCAAGGTCAACTTGGAAGGACCATCCATTGGTCAATTTAATTTCAAGAAGTGAGCATACTGTTTACTTGGAATCCTTAAAATCCTGTTACGGGGCTGGTgtaaaggcttagtggttaaggcacctgcctgcacagccaaaggctccaggttccagtccccacgtaagccagatgcacaagatggcacatgcatctggaattcgtttgcagctaccggaggccctggcacactcgttcattctctctctgtgcctctttctgtcaaataaatacatgaaaatagtttttttttttaaaaaatccagttaTGAAAGCAAAAAGCAACAAATTCTTGCAGCTGATTTTTCTAAATCAAGCAAGGAATAAAATGCGATGCCTCTCATCTGTTACTTTCTTCCGTTTTCCCTGATTTAGGGGATTTGGAGCAGGTCTTTGTGGGTTCAAACCTTGTCTCCACCTCTAGACAACTGTATGACTTGGGCAAGTCACATAAtctctgaatctttttttttttttttaatccttgtcTGTAAATAAAATCACAATAATGCAAATTTCGGACGAGGTGCAGGCGGAGCTGAGAGCCCGGGTAATACGCGTAACTTTCATATTTACATTGGATGACGCCGGTGGCCTGAAGGTACAATTCCTGCCTGATTAAGTAGCTAGATTCCTTCCACCTTTTCCTCCAGGCGCGCCCTGGCCCGAGCCTTGGAGGAGACCGGGTGTTTGGAACGTGTGATTCGGGGCGCACTGGCCTCCGGGACCCCCAGTGTTTCGGGGGTGTGCGTGGGTGCGAGCGCATGGGGGGCGGACCCCGCAGGAGCGCACCGGGCGGTGAGCTGCGGGAGCCCCTCGCTCCCGCGGGCGGAGGTGCGCGCACCCCGGTTCCCGCGGACGCCGCGgagcgtgcgtgcatgcgtgcgccGCCCAGGGTGGTGGCGACAGGCCCCCGCCCAGGGCCGCCGCCTCGGCGTGTCGAGGTGCGTGCGAAGCGCGGGCGGCGGGGCGGCCGCGGGCAGCGCCCGGGGAGGTGACTGCAGCCGGCTTCCCACAGCTCCGCACGCAAGGGGGAGGCGACAGTCCGCCGCGGAAACGTCTCCTCCGCCCACTCTGCGCCCGGCGCCCGCGCGCAGCGCCACCTCCCGGCCCTGGGGGACCCGCGCGGGCAACCCTGGGGCCCGTGCTGGCCCGCGTGTGCGCTCCTCTCCCGGGTTTGAGAGCTGCTTCTCTCACGTGTCCCTGTCTTTGCATCCTACAGGGAATCTTTTTGGGGACAAATTGTTGGAAGGAATAAgatagggaaaagaaaagaaaaagtggtggcgcacacctttaatcccagccctggggagacagaggtaggaggatctcgccAATTCGAGACCAGCCtcagactgcacagtgaattccaggtcagcctgggctgtatagtgagatcctacctcgaaaaaccaaaaccaaacaacaaccaccaaatcaaaacaaacaaaaaagcgtggtggtgtacgcttttaatcccagcactcgggaggcagaggcaggaggatcgccgtgatttcgaggccaccctgagactacatagtgaatcccaggtcaccctgggctagagtgagaccctacctcgacgaaacaaaacaataaatacaaGACCAAGCCTTAGCCACAATCCGAGCTCCCAAAGTGACACACCTTTCCAAAGGGCCGCACACCGGTTGCCCCGGGGAGCCGGAGCTCCAGTTACCCCAGGAAAGGCGCGTGGGGCGCGTTTGGGTGAAGCGCGCGGAGGCGTGAGAAGTGGTGACCCGAGCGCAGTTCTGGGGGGGAAACCGAGGAGCCTGGACTTGGGGGTGACCGGCGATGACCTGCCCTTGTGGACAAACAAGAACTTCCTTCACGTGGCCGCTTCCTTCCATACAGAGGCCAGCTGCCGCTTCAGGTCCTCGGGGCGCGCGGCGCGCACGCTAGCCGGTCCCCAGTGGACCAAGTccctgggggtgtggggggggggcggggggaaaccTGCGCGtcacgccccgccccgccccgccccgcacgCCCCGCCCCGCCAGGTCCCACTTCCTCGGATCGGTCGCTACTCGGTCCTTAAAACCCAGAGAGGCGGGATGGCCCCTGGAGTGTGCGCAGACCGGGGACTGACTCCAGCCCAGCGTCGTGAGAGCTCGCTGGCCTTGTCCCGGCCCGCCCCGGGTGCCCGGGAGCTCGGGCAGGGTGGAGGCACTTTTCTTTGTCCTCATCCCAGTCCACTTCGGAGCGGATGGTGAAGCAACAGGGGACAGCTGGTGTGCCGGACGGTTCTCGGACACTCTCAGGTTGACATCTTGCCCTGGGCAAAGGCTCCGGCGCTCTCGCCCAACCCCCGCGCGCGGAGCCTGCGGTCGTGGTCCCGCGCCGCTGGAAACCACTCTTCGTCGCAGGTCAGTGTGCCCACGGGGCCACCTCATCACATAGGTTCTGGCACGTCAGGGGTCTCGGAGTGGCAGGGACTTTAAAACAAGCGCTACTGCTTGCGTCGGTGTTGTGCCAAAGTCACGGGAACTGTTACGCACGCGAGGATGCAGTGGCTGGCGCCAGCGGCTGGGCTGGGGATGGGAAGGGTCGTCTCCAAGCGTCTTCAGATAACCGACCCTCCACCCAATGAGGCACGGTGGTAGCTCCATGCTGGCgttggggcgcgggggtctctctctctctttcacctgaACGCCTGACTGTCACGTCGGTCTTCCCTTTGTGTCCCCAGCATGGCCACCAGCTCTAGCCAGGACGCCCCGCAGCCGCTGAACCTGTTGTCCACCCAGCAGACCACGCTTCTGCTGCTCCTCTCGGTGCTGGCCGCTGTGCACGTGGGGCAGTGGCTATTGCGACAGCGACGGAGACAGCCGTGGTCCTCGCCCCCTGGTCCCTTCCCGTGGCCGCTGATCGGAAATGCGGCGGCCCTGGGGCGGGCATCGCACCTGTCCTTTGCGCGCCTGGCGAGGCGCTACGGCGACGTCTTCCAGATCCGCCTGGGCACCTGTCCCGTGGTGGTGCTGAACGGCGAAAGCGCCATCCACCAGGCCCTGGTGCAGCAGGGCGCCGTCTTCGCCGACCGGCCACCCTTCGCTTCCTTCCGCGTGGTGTCCGGCGGCCGCAGCATGGCCTTTGGCCACTACTCGGAGCGCTGGAAGTCGCAGCGGCGCGCGGCCCACGGCACGCTGCGCGCCTTCTCCACGCGCCAGCCGCGCAGCCGCCGGCAGCTCGAGGGCCACGCGCTGGGCGAGGCGCGCGAGCTGGTGGCCGCGCTGGTGCGCCGCAGCGCGGGCGGAGCCTTCCTGGACCCCACGCAGCCGGTCCTGGTGGCGGTGGCCAACGTCATGAGCGCCGTGTGCTTCGGCTGCCGTTACCGGCACGACGACTCGGAGTTCCTGGAGCTGCTCAGCCACAACGAGGAGTTTGGGCGCACGGTGGGCGCGGGGAGCCTGGTGGACGTGCTGCCCTGGCTGCGGCTCTTCCCCAACCCCGTGCGCACCACCTTCCGCGAGTTCGAGCAGCTCAACCGTAACTTCTGCAACTTCGTCCTGGACAAGTTCCGGAGGCACCGCGAGAGCCTCCCGCCCGGGGCGGTCCCGCGCGACATGATGGACGCCCTCATCCTCTCGGCGGAGAAGAAGGCAGCCGCCGGGGGTTCGGGCGACGGTCGCGCAGGCCTGGACCTGGAGGATGTACCTGCCACGGTGACCGACATCTTCGGCGCCAGCCAGGACACCCTCTCCACCGCCCTGCTGTGGCTGCTCATTCTCTTCACCAGGTAAAGCCTCCCTTTCCCGCTGCGGAAAGGAGTGTGACTGACTGTAAGGTCACATGCAGAGTGCGGGGACTTGAGGTTTTCCTCCAAATCCCAGGCCCCGCAAAACTAAGCATCGCAAAGCGCTCAGGTCCTCTGAGCAGCTCTGTGTCGAATTTATGAAGACTCTCCGCCCCGCAAAACCACCTCCGCGGAGAGAAATCCGCCGAGAAGCGTCCTGAGAAGGCAGCTACAAGCCAGTGCTGGCTTCACAGAGGTGTCAGGGCCAAGACAACGGAAGCAGACACTTCATTGGCACACGAATATAGTCTAGAAAAAGAGTCCTGGGCATCTAGGGGGTGCCTGAGGGTTTCTTTCGCTGTTCTCTCTCCATTCATTCTCTGTTAGCTGGTACCCGTGGCCTACCTTGACTTCTCACTACCGATCATTCTCTCCCACTCAGATTAAACAGACCCCTGCGTCAGGTGGCTTAAGCAAATAAATTCTGCGTGAGAATTTATTCTCACAGATTAGCTATTGTTTAACTGAAATTCAGAATGaactgggtgttgcagtcaggtccgcattgctggtagaaatcacccaaccaagagcagcttttggaggatgggggcgggggagagaggtttattttggcttacagattcgaggggcaagctccatgatggcagggaaaacgatggcatgagcagagggtggacatcagcccctggccaacatcgggtggaggatagcaacaggagagtgtgccaaacactggcaaggggacactggctataaacacccataagcccgcccccaacaatacactgccttcaggaggcgttaattcccaaatctccatcagctgggaacctagcattcagaacacccaagtgtATGGGGGacgtctgaatcaaaccaccacactggggaaCCTGTATTTTGTCTGTAAATCCTACTCCAGCAAATGTTTCCCTCAAGGCAAGTAACGATTCTCTGAGACCAGAAATGCTGATTGTGCGATTTGTTGGTGCCCTTGGGATGCTGAATGTGCAGGTGTCTCAGATTTACACATACTAGctacttttttctcttctttcccttcctccttccctttcttcctctctttcttcctttgtgcACAGGCGGGTGTGTGCAGTATGCGTAGTTTAGTGTATGCGCGTGCGCGTGCTCAATGTGCATGCTGTGAGcttgcatgcagaggccagagaactccAGGGCAGTTCTCTATTGCCGGAGACAGGCTCTCCCCCTCTACCAGAGACGCTGTGGTTTCTCTTTAAAAGTTGGAATCCACACAAATTGTATTTCCCTAGATGATGTAAGCTGTTGCCAAAAATTATGTTTCTGcacatttaaatgttttttcaGTATTAATATCAAGATCGTAGAAATCCGTTGGGATGTGGGGGAGAGCCTGGGACAGAATAAAGAAAAGTCAAGAGATCAGGAAAAAAGCCACCCCAACATCCTAAGATAAACCATTGTCTTTtgaaatacttttattaaaaaagtgttagaataaagtatatttttcatGTGCtccaaggaaataaaacaacCTTGAGATAGCTTTTGATTAAATAACAATGTcaaaaactttttctttctttaatttttttaaaaaatattttatttttatttatttatttggcagagaaggagagagagagagagagagagatggagagagagaatgggtgcaccagggcctccagccactgctaacaaattccagatgtgtgcacctccttgtgcatctggctaacatgggtcctgggtaatcaaacctgggtcctttggctttgcaggcaaatgccttaaccactaagctatccctcaagGTAGCCCTTTATCTTTGTTTTGAAAAGACACTAACTATATTAGCAGTTAGCAAATAGCAAGTCTTGTTTTGGGTATGTTTTAGTAAAATAGAGTTCTGCCTATTCATGTGTTGGGTCTGATTTCACACCACAAGGCAAAATTAAATGGCTCTTGCAGGCAAGATTTGGTCTATAAAAGCCTATTtactttatggtcctttatggcAAAAGTTCACACATTTCTGCagaagaagtgattttttttctcaatttttattaacattttccatgactaagAAGTGATTTTTAACATCACCCATAATtctgtcactttcatgcttacatGGATTTCAGTTACAATTGTTCACTGTTTTTCCTTCTGACCTATCTACTTGTTGCTGTGGAGCCCCTTCCAGTCTTTTAACATTGATTTGAGTAAGTTTTGATGGCTACATAACATCTTGCCATATTCATATGTATAATATAGTTtcatatataattgtatataatcatttcattgattttgatGGCATTAAAATTTTTAGCTAGTGTTGTGGTTATATATAGGGAATCTGTTAACTTACTTTTCTGGAAATAAGTTTTTAGGAAAGAATTACTTGGTTTTACTGTGAGAGGCTAAGGGGTTGTTACTCCTGTAGAGCTTGACAATAGGAGTTTGTTTTCCAAAAAGGATTGTACCAGGTTATGCCAGCAGCCATTCATGACAGTTTGTACCACAGTCTGACAAACAAGGACCTGCTTTTAAGTTTAGGAAATATGGCTTTATCTACCAGGATGCCAAcaatatttcataaaataagaacaggacatgagagaaagagatcttTTAGGGTCATATTTTAACTTTTGTGAGCTCTGGGTATTTTTGCCTTTGTAGACttcaatatattttatgatttcattagtttttaaaataaaattataactatAAATTTAAATTACATACTAAAACTTCTAGCTACAGTTCGTGTTTTTACACACGAAGATTTCTAAGGACCTGGCAACATTCTTCTGGGCTCCTATTGTGGGCCTTACACACTGTACTTAATGGTTTAGTTTTCTTAGCTATTATTTGTGTATTTTAGACTGTaagtttaaaagttattttttttacttacagTTCTCttgagtggggagagagaaattcaaaaaacaaaaactttagccagtgcagaaaataaaatttttgaagttCATCTTGTAATTTTGAGAGAAATGAACAACCTGCTTCATATTTTCTTCCAGAAATAATTCTGTCATAGATCTAGATAGctgtttaaagaaaaatggaattgaaATAAATTGTAATGTGCTGCTAAGTGAAAGGAGAActaattttgttctcttttttcctGTCCTTTGCATTAAAATCCAGATATCCCGATGTGCAGGCTCGGGTGCAGGCGGAACTGGACCGGGTGGTGGGAAGGGACCGCCTGCCCTGCATGGGCGACCAACCCAATCTTCCGTACGTGATGGCTTTTCTCTACGAAACCATGAGGTTCTCCAGCTTCCTGCCTGTTACCATTCCTCATGCTACCACCGCCAACACCTTTGTCTTGGGCTACTACATCCCCAAGAACACGGTGGTTTTTGTTAATCAGTGGTCAGTGAATCATGACCCAGTGAAATGGTCTAACCCGGAGGACTTTGATCCAGCCCGCTTCCTGGACGAGGACGGCTCCATCAACAAGGATCTGGCCAGCAGCGTGATGATTTTCTCGGTGGGCAAACGCCGGTGCATCGGTGAGGAGCTGGCCAAGATGCTGCTGTTTCTCTTCATCTCCGTCCTGGCTCACCAGTGCAATTTCAAGGCCAACCAAAACGAGCCCTCGAAAATGAGTTTCAGTTACGGCCTAACCATTAAACCTAAGTCATTTAAAATCCATGTCTCCCTCCGAGAGTCCATGGATCTTCTTGACCGCGCTGTTCAAAAATTACAAGCTGAGGAAGCTTGCCAGTGAGAAACCAGAAGCAAACAGGATACCCTGCCTCTCAGTTCTCCAGTTCTCttgagtggggagagagaaattCAGTGTTTTTATAGGTTCTCTTTGGTGTTACTTCCGTAAGGGGAGTATAAGCCCAGTGGCCCAGAGGTGAGGCTAACTCCACACTGAAATGGTTCCTGTGTGTGGGTAGGGGGAGGAGACCCTACAAGAGTTTTTGAATCAGAGTTAAAGGGtttaagcacatacacacacacacacacacacacacacatacacacatatacacacacatatatacatacatacatatatatgattatacATATGCACAACTATCTAATGAAGCAGCATTTCAGTAACTGTGCCTTCTTAGGTGGACCCAAGTCAGAGCTTCTATGTATAGAAATCTACTCCATAGAAATATGCACTTAGCAACTCCAGGATATATTGAAGATGCCATGACAAGTTAATCCAGTGTAAACTGTGATTGGGGGTAACAAGACAAAAGTAAAAAACCAGAAATTTCTACAAAAACTCCTGTTTAGTAAAATAGCTTTACTTGATTGTTTATCCCggggtaatttttctttttgcttatgaATGTAGCTCTCTATGATGAATCATAAAATAATTTCCTCAAAAAGAAGTTAATAGTTCAATTAGTGATCATAAATTCAGAGATTTATGAATTTAAAGGGTTTAACCTTTAAATCTATTGcacaactgcaaaaaaaaaagagttaaaattgTGCCTCTTTTGGTTGTTTACATGCAGTATTTCAATTATAAGGggggaaaatgattttccaatcCAGCAAAGTTTTGTTATGTAACTTTACTGTAGTGATCTCAGACATAAGTTTCATAAGCTTCTAGCCTGTGTCATCAGATAGTATTCTATACTTACATATGTTACAAATTAACAAGCAGTGCATTTTATCAGTATTAATCATTTTGGTCAGGAAGTGATTGAACAATCTTGTATAATATTGAGAATTAAAAGTATAACCTGGGcagaaatggtggcacatacctttaatcccagcacttgggaggcagaggtaggagtacctttgtgagttcaaagccaacccaggactatagagtgagttctaggccagcctgggctagaatgagaccctatctcaggaaaaagaaaagaaagcaagaaagaaatcaaaagtatAACCTGTTCAATGAAATGTGGCATGATTCCATTAGATTATTCTGATTAAATCAACTACCTATTTTTGGCATCATAGAAACCACATTACAGCAAGGTCTTTTCTCAGTAAAAGTTTGGACAATGGACAAAGCTCAAGAATAGATCAGTAAGACGTGCTCTTATTTTGTAATTGTATTTCCTTGTAATGTAATTTTTGAAATTGATCCAAACAATATGCTAAAGTTCCGAACTCTTGTCATGCTCAAGTTTTAATTTAATATCTATCCTGATTGTTGGATTCTAACCAAATTTAATGAGAATTTGACCATTATCCTGTTTTTAAAATGCCATGAATTATTAGTTTATTCTTTTTACTAGGCAACTTGATGGGAAACTGTCATTATACCTAATTAGTTTCttctttaaatgatttttaaacattgagtgtttttttttaagttagattcAAAAATAAGGACCATTTGTGATTGTGGAGGTAGTAAGATCAACTATCTTATTCAAGATTGTGTGAGCAATTACATTCATAACTAGGGGAGAATAAAACTTTGACAAAATATATGCATCTGGATCATGTACACAACTTGAAAGCCTTCTGAAAGTGATGGGAGAATGCAAAAGTATGAAGAAAAGTTTCATGTTTTCCTCTTCATTGTAATTAAACTCCCAGAAAAAGTTCAGCAATGTCCAGAGAGctgttttattaagttttttgTATTCTTTGTATTGAAATTCCAGAGGAAGGATTTTATGATGACTTGTGGGTGGTCAGAGGAAAGACAGAACaactgagaagaaaaaaagatgttgAAGCATTTCCTAATCATCCCAAATTAGTTTACTGAAGAATGAAATTTGAAATATGAACAGTTAGGAAAAAGATGTTTGGTATAGCAGCCTTAAATTTAAAGTAGCCCTATTTTGTAGTttagaactatattaaaaaaaaatttcatgtaatctttatttaaaaattttataattgtaGCCCTTGAATGTGAAAAGCAGTTTGCATCAGTATTTTAAAGGCTTTAAAGTCAATTATAATTATTAGGCTTACCCAATAATTTTAAGGTTTTTAGACACTGGCTATTTCCAAACATTATATGATTCAGGGTCCCTGTGACCTACTTCCTGGGAGAGGCATAGTCGCAAAACATGTCATGTACCTATTTGGATCCCTCATGAAGTCAGCCAGGTCCACATGCACCATAATCTGTTTTTTATGAATGCAGCTACCATTTTATCTGATGTTTGCAGCAAAAGGGAAAGGGAGGTGGGTGCTTTGAGGCTACCTGGTTTAGTCAATATGTTTAGAACCTGGTAGTGAaatcagaataaaacaaaaaggaacataaataatgaaattttgaGGCTACGGTAATCAGATTACTTAATCACAAAGCCTCATTTTATTTCTACAAGAATTAAGACTGTATTTTATGATCGCCATGAAAGCCAAAAAAATATATGCcagttcaaaatattttattgcagTAAAAGCATGTTTTTGAGTTAAATGTATAATTCATATGTCAGACAGCGGACTGTGTAATAAAATTGCCtcattttccaaaacaaaaagagaagatgCTTCAGGCATGTTTTGTGGATTATCCAAAAGCTGTCATGTCCCAGAACTTAGCCTTTACCTGTGAAATATTACTACACCCTCATGTGTTCACACTAGATCTATATTAGATCAGATAGTTACACAGGCATACATGCTAATTAGTATTTTTTAGCTGTGACACGACTGTGTGATAAACGTATACTTTAGCAAGATGATTATAACCCAAGAAAAACTTCGTATTTAACATTTTACTATTTTTGTACTTTATTACCTATGCTTCTAGTATGTACATAACAGCTGCAATGCATAGTTGTCTTAGGGACACAGCATTAGTATGTAGCTTTTGCTTTCTGAATatgaatttttgaaaaaattCCTATCTGTAATTATAACAGAACaccattattaaaataataaaaatcacttTCATAATCTTACATTTCATTGTATGTACGTTGTAGTAAATACAGTCTAACCagtccatttatttcttttactatAAAACCTTTGATTGAAACCCTGCATCAAATGACTCTTTTGTGGCTCCTAACTGTGGTTCTTCCATTTTCATGCCGTTGTGTGAAGTGTGTCTCCTGTAAACCTTCCTTATAACACACATTGCCCATTTGACATGAAAATATCTGCATTTGATCATTCCATATTTCAGTGGTTGCTCCGTTTAGC is from Jaculus jaculus isolate mJacJac1 chromosome 18, mJacJac1.mat.Y.cur, whole genome shotgun sequence and encodes:
- the LOC101612471 gene encoding cytochrome P450 1B1 — its product is MATSSSQDAPQPLNLLSTQQTTLLLLLSVLAAVHVGQWLLRQRRRQPWSSPPGPFPWPLIGNAAALGRASHLSFARLARRYGDVFQIRLGTCPVVVLNGESAIHQALVQQGAVFADRPPFASFRVVSGGRSMAFGHYSERWKSQRRAAHGTLRAFSTRQPRSRRQLEGHALGEARELVAALVRRSAGGAFLDPTQPVLVAVANVMSAVCFGCRYRHDDSEFLELLSHNEEFGRTVGAGSLVDVLPWLRLFPNPVRTTFREFEQLNRNFCNFVLDKFRRHRESLPPGAVPRDMMDALILSAEKKAAAGGSGDGRAGLDLEDVPATVTDIFGASQDTLSTALLWLLILFTRYPDVQARVQAELDRVVGRDRLPCMGDQPNLPYVMAFLYETMRFSSFLPVTIPHATTANTFVLGYYIPKNTVVFVNQWSVNHDPVKWSNPEDFDPARFLDEDGSINKDLASSVMIFSVGKRRCIGEELAKMLLFLFISVLAHQCNFKANQNEPSKMSFSYGLTIKPKSFKIHVSLRESMDLLDRAVQKLQAEEACQ